The window GCTGGCAGGATGTCCCCATGAGCGAGACGCGCACCTGGTCGGCCGAGGTCGCTGTTCCACGGGAGTCCCGGCCGCGGCTCTGGTGGGAGGTCGCGATCGTCCTCGGGCTCTCGCTCGGGCAGTCCGCGATCTACTCCGTCATCACGATCGTCGACCGCGCGACGCAGAGCACGCCGCTGTCGCAGCAGAAGGCCGAGGTCAATCCCAGCCAGTCCAGCCGGGAGGTCTTCGACTTCCTGTACCAGGTGCTGGGCAACCTGTTCCCGCTGTTCGCGGTCGCGCTGGTGATCTACCTGCTCTGGCAGCCGCAGCGCAGCGGCTTCCGCCGGATCGGGCTCGACCTGACTCGTCCCGCGCGCGACCTGGGCGGCGGGGCGCTGCTCTTCCTCGTGATCGGGATCCCCGGCATCCTCTTCTACGCCCTGGGCCGCATCCTAGGCCTGACCGTGACGGTGGAAGCCTCCACGCTGAACGCCCACTGGTGGACGGTGCCGGTGCTCATCCTCGCCGCCCTGCGGGCCGCGCTGCAGGAGGAGGTGATCGTCGTCGGCTACCTGTTCACCCGGCTGCGGCAGCTCGGGTGGGGTACATGGATGATCATCCTCGGGGCCGCCGTCCTGCGCGGCAGCTACCACCTGTACCAGGGCTTCGGCCCGTTCGTCGGCAACGCGATCATGGGCGTCGTCTTCGGCTGGTGCTACACCCGCTGGGGCCGCGTGATGCCGCTCGTCGTGGCGCACACGATCATCGACATCGTCTCGTTCGTCGGTTACCCCCTCGCCGTCGCCCTCTGGCCCGCCATCTTCGCCTGACCCGCTCCGCTCTCAGGCTCTCCCCCTCCGTCGGCCCCTTCGCCGACTACACGAAAAGTGCACGAAATCGGGGCGATTCCGTGCACTTTTCGTGTACTCGAC is drawn from Leifsonia shinshuensis and contains these coding sequences:
- a CDS encoding type II CAAX endopeptidase family protein encodes the protein MSETRTWSAEVAVPRESRPRLWWEVAIVLGLSLGQSAIYSVITIVDRATQSTPLSQQKAEVNPSQSSREVFDFLYQVLGNLFPLFAVALVIYLLWQPQRSGFRRIGLDLTRPARDLGGGALLFLVIGIPGILFYALGRILGLTVTVEASTLNAHWWTVPVLILAALRAALQEEVIVVGYLFTRLRQLGWGTWMIILGAAVLRGSYHLYQGFGPFVGNAIMGVVFGWCYTRWGRVMPLVVAHTIIDIVSFVGYPLAVALWPAIFA